The region TCCTGGAACACATGGGATACCTGCAGCTTTCATTGTTGCTTTAGCTGTAGCTTTATCTCCCATTTTTTCAATTTGTTCCGGCGTGGCTCCGATAAATTTAATACCGTTCTTCTGGCAGATTCTGGAGAAATTAGCATTCTCTGAAAGGAATCCGTAACCAGGGTGAATAGCGTCTGCATTAGTAATCTCTGCTGCAGCAATAATGTTAGGAATCTTTAGATAAGAATCTTTACTTGGTGCAGGTCCTATGCATACCGCTTCGTCTGCGAAACGCACATGTAAGCTGTCTTTATCTGCTGTACTGTAAACAGCAACAGTCTTAATTCCCATTTCTTTTGCAGAACGCAAAATACGCATGGCAATCTCACCTCTATTGGCAATTAATATCTTTTTGAACATCTTAATTTAATTTGAAATTTAAAATTGGAAGTTTGAAATTGATGTATTCTCAAGATATTCATCAATTATCATGTAATTTAATTAAGAAGGATCTACTAAGAATAAAGGTTGGTCGTATTCAACTGGTGAAGCATCGTCAACAAGTATTTTTACAATTTTACCACTTATTTCTGATTCAATCTGGTTGAATAATTTCATTGCTTCGATAACGCAAACTGTATCTCCTGAAGAGATAGTATCACCTACATTTACGAACACATCTTTATCCGGAGATGGTTTTCTGTAGAAAGTTCCGATCATCGGAGATTTCACAGCTACGTATTTGCTATCGTCGTTGTTAGCAGCTGGTGTTGTAGCTTGTGGAGCAGATGTTACAGGTGCAGTAGCCTGAGGAGCTGTTTGTTGGAAAACTGGCTGTTGAGGGATGTAGGTTACACCTTCTGCAGCAGCGCTTGGAGTTTTGATGTTGATTTCAAAATCCTTTGTTTTATACTTTACTTCAGACACTCCGGCCTTAGCAACAAACCTGATTAGGTTCTGTATATCTTTAATATCCATAAAAATAGTTTTTTAGGGGTCAAATATACGAAATAACAACAAAAAACCATTCAATTTCATGGAAATCGAATGGTTTTTGTATAAATTTCAGAGAAAACCGAGTATTAGTTTTCTTCTGTAGTTTCAACTTCTTTTTCTAATACAACTTTACCTCTGTAGTAAAGTTTACCTTCATGCCAGTGTGCTCTGTGATAAAGGTGAAGTTCTCCAGTTGTAGCGTCTTTAGCTAACTGTGGAGCTACAGCTTTGTAGTGAGTTCTTCTTTTATCTCTTCTAGTAGCAGACTGTCTTCTTTTAGGATGTGCCATTGTCTGATATTTTTATATTTTTAATTCTTGTTTTAGTTAATTTTTGCCCTTTAATTTATTAAGTGCTGCCCATCTTGGATCAATTTCGCCTTCTTCATTTTCATCTTTCTGATCTTCTTCAGTTTCTTTCGGGCTGTACTGTTCCAACGCTTCCAAATCTTCTTCAGTTAAATTGGGAGAGAGTTTCTTCATGGGTATTGCTAATACTACAGCTTCAAATATAAGTTGTGAAATATTAAACTCATATTCATTTTGTGGAATTACAATTACCTCTTCATTACTATCGTCATATTCTTCTCCGAACTTTACCAATACTTTTATATCATTTTGTATTGGATGACTAAAATCTTCATTACTGATGTCGCAGGTTAACTGAACTGTCCCTTCAACTTTAATGTCAAATTCTAAAAAAGTTGAATGTTTGTCTAACATTGCTTTCACTTCAAGATCTGCCTTGTCAAACTCTTGTTCAGTATCAAATAAATTAAAGAACTCCTGTTTTACATCAAAAATAAACTCGTGTTTACCGTTTTTTAAACCTGTAAATGCGATATTGTAGTTTCTGATTTTCTCCATAAAAATGGTTTGCAAAAATAAATTAAATAATTGAGATTACAAAGTAAATTATTCATTTTCTTCAGGTAAGTCTTCATCTACTCCGTTGGCATCGAAGGTTTTCTTCGGCTGTAACTTGTTTTGAAGTAATTCCTGATATTCTCTTCTGTTCTGGAAAATTTTTATTCCCGAAAAAATAGCTTCTTCAAAAGATTGTGAGTCTGCGATATTCTTTCCTGCAATATCATATGCGGTTCCGTGATCCGGAGATGTTCTGATGAAAGGAAGCCCGGCACTGTAGTTTACGCCTTCTTCATAAGAAATAGTCTTGAAAGGCGTAAGCCCCTGGTCGTGGTACATTGCTAAAACGGCATCGTAAGCTTTGTATTTTTCAGGCTGGAAGAAACTGTCTGCAGGGAAAGGTCCGAAGGCCAAAATTCCCTCGTCAAATAATTTATTGATAGCTGGGGTTATAATTTCTATTTCCTCCTGGCCAATACTACCTCCGTCTCCTGCATGTGGATTTAGTCCTAAGATAGCAATTTTAGGTTTCTGTATGCAGAAATCCTCACGTAGCGTTTGGTCCAGTGTTCTGACTTGTTTTATAATTCTTTCCTTGGTAATCTTTGAAGCGACTTCTGCAACAGGAATATGATGTGTAGAAACAGCAACCTTTAAATCTTCAGTCACCATAAACATCAATGCCTTCTGTTTAAATTTAGCCTCCAGATATTCTGTATGTCCGGTATAGTTGAATCCTTGTTTCAGCATTTCGTCCTTATTAATAGGTGCCGTAACCAGAACATCAATTTCACCTTTCATCAAAGCTTCGGTTGCTGTTTCCAGAGACTGAATTGCCATGGAGGTAGATTCCTCTGTTGGTTTACCAAATTCAATGTTTACATTGTCTTTCCAAAGGTTTAGAATATTAATTTCACCATGCTTTAGCTGCGATAATTGTTGTATCAGGTGGTAGTTCTGATTAACTTTGAAAACATTTTTCTGGTAAGAGAATAGTTTCCCGGAACCAAATATAACCGGAGTGAAAAAATCCAGTATAGATTTTTCCTTCAGTGTTTTAATAATGATTTCCGGTCCAATGCCGTTAAAATCTCCTATAGAGATTCCTACACGTATTTTATGATGCTTAGCGCTCATTTTTTGCTATCTTTGAAGATACAAATTTAATATTTTTAAATCAATGTTTACGGGAATAATTGAAGCGATAGGAAAAGTAGAAAATATCGTTCATGAAAACGCTAATGTTCACTTTACAATAAACAGCCCTTTTACAGGGGAATTGAAAATAGATCAGAGCGTTGCTCATAACGGTTGCTGCCTGACTGTAGTAGCAATAAAAGATAGTGAGTATGTTGTAACAGCAATAAAAGAAACACTGGATGTAACGGCTTTAGACGAACTGAAAGTTGGGGATCTGGTAAATCTTGAACGTTGTATGATTATGAATAGCCGTTTGGACGGGCATATTGTACAAGGACATGTTGATCAGACAGGTTATCTCGATACTATTGAAAATCAGGACGGAAGTTATCTGCTTACCTTTAAATATGATGAAAAGGATTTTACAACGGTTAACAAAGGTTCTATTACCGTAAATGGTATTAGCTTAACAGTTGTCAATAGCCATAAAGGTCAGTTTTCTGTAGCGTTGATTCCATACACTTGGGAACATACTAATATGCACCGTTTAAACATAGGTGATAAAGTGAATTTAGAATTTGATATTATTGGCAAGTATGTTGCTAAGCTTATGAATAAATAATATATGGCTCTAGGTCAGAGAGGAATAAGTCTTCAACTTAAAATTTTTTCAGGGTTAATATTAGTATCTCTGCTATGTGTTGCAGGGACAACTCTTATTTCTTATCTGGTAATCAGGAGGGTAGCGCAGGTTCAGAATGAAACTTCGCTACAGAACAAATCTCTGGCGCTTACTACAGCATTGGATTATGCAATTGTTCACTCACATGTTACTAAAGAGAATATTGCGGCCGAACTTCGTTACAAGCTTATGGAGATTTCGGATATCAATGGTTTGTTAGATATTATATTATATGATAGTAAGGGGAATTTTCTCGTTTCTAACAGGGATGCGTCGCTGATAAAACAGAAAAAAATACCTACCGAAGTTCTTAGCAAGATTTTGCGTAGTGAAGGTGGGGCCTTAGATTTCAGGTTTTATGACGATAAAAGTAATGCTACAATTACCTCTTCTTACAGAATCCTTAGAGATGATCCAAGTCTGGAGTCTGAGCCCTTAGCAATTGCTTATTTTCCATCTTATTATTTTAACAATCAATATGTAGATATATTCAATAAGCATCTTCAGTTTATTGTTTTAGTTAACGTATTTGCTGTTCTGCTAAGTATTTTTATCAGCTGGAGAATTTCTAAAAATATTACCAAAACCATTACATCTATTTCGTCTAAAATAAGTGACGAAGGTAGAGATCTTAAGCCTATAAAGTATTCCAGTCGGGACGAACTGAGTGTATTAGTTAGAGCATATAACAGGATGATTTATCAGCTTCGGGAGCAGACACAGCTCAAAGCTCAGGTTGAAAGAGAAAAGGCGTGGCGGGAAATGGCTAAGCAGGTTGCACATGAGGTGAAGAATCCTTTGACACCTATGAAGCTAACTATTCAGAATTTTGAGAGAAAATTCGATCCTCAGGATCCTGAAATAGAAAATAAGGTACATAAGATGAGCAAGGTGGTGGTAGAACAGATTGACCTGATTGCAGAAGTTGCTAGTGCATTTTCTGAATTTGCCAAGTTGCCTGAAAAAGAAGATACTATTCTTAATCTTAACGAAGAGATTAAAAAAATCGTAGATATATTCGACAAGAACGATATTTTTATACACTCAAATAAGGATAATATCATGCTGAAATTTGATAAAATCTATATCAGCCGAATTATGACTAATCTTATTACCAATGCACAACAGGCAGGGGTTTACGGAAGAAGGCCTATTATTAATATCGATCTGGAGCAATTTAATAAGA is a window of Elizabethkingia anophelis R26 DNA encoding:
- a CDS encoding riboflavin synthase, which produces MFTGIIEAIGKVENIVHENANVHFTINSPFTGELKIDQSVAHNGCCLTVVAIKDSEYVVTAIKETLDVTALDELKVGDLVNLERCMIMNSRLDGHIVQGHVDQTGYLDTIENQDGSYLLTFKYDEKDFTTVNKGSITVNGISLTVVNSHKGQFSVALIPYTWEHTNMHRLNIGDKVNLEFDIIGKYVAKLMNK
- a CDS encoding YceD family protein, whose amino-acid sequence is MEKIRNYNIAFTGLKNGKHEFIFDVKQEFFNLFDTEQEFDKADLEVKAMLDKHSTFLEFDIKVEGTVQLTCDISNEDFSHPIQNDIKVLVKFGEEYDDSNEEVIVIPQNEYEFNISQLIFEAVVLAIPMKKLSPNLTEEDLEALEQYSPKETEEDQKDENEEGEIDPRWAALNKLKGKN
- the accB gene encoding acetyl-CoA carboxylase biotin carboxyl carrier protein, which gives rise to MDIKDIQNLIRFVAKAGVSEVKYKTKDFEINIKTPSAAAEGVTYIPQQPVFQQTAPQATAPVTSAPQATTPAANNDDSKYVAVKSPMIGTFYRKPSPDKDVFVNVGDTISSGDTVCVIEAMKLFNQIESEISGKIVKILVDDASPVEYDQPLFLVDPS
- a CDS encoding sensor histidine kinase, encoding MALGQRGISLQLKIFSGLILVSLLCVAGTTLISYLVIRRVAQVQNETSLQNKSLALTTALDYAIVHSHVTKENIAAELRYKLMEISDINGLLDIILYDSKGNFLVSNRDASLIKQKKIPTEVLSKILRSEGGALDFRFYDDKSNATITSSYRILRDDPSLESEPLAIAYFPSYYFNNQYVDIFNKHLQFIVLVNVFAVLLSIFISWRISKNITKTITSISSKISDEGRDLKPIKYSSRDELSVLVRAYNRMIYQLREQTQLKAQVEREKAWREMAKQVAHEVKNPLTPMKLTIQNFERKFDPQDPEIENKVHKMSKVVVEQIDLIAEVASAFSEFAKLPEKEDTILNLNEEIKKIVDIFDKNDIFIHSNKDNIMLKFDKIYISRIMTNLITNAQQAGVYGRRPIINIDLEQFNKKVTIKVEDNGSGIEKEKLEQIFEPNFTTKSSGMGLGLTMVRKMIDEYRGTISVKSEFGKGTQFTISLPVGI
- the rpmF gene encoding 50S ribosomal protein L32, which gives rise to MAHPKRRQSATRRDKRRTHYKAVAPQLAKDATTGELHLYHRAHWHEGKLYYRGKVVLEKEVETTEEN
- the pdxA gene encoding 4-hydroxythreonine-4-phosphate dehydrogenase PdxA — protein: MSAKHHKIRVGISIGDFNGIGPEIIIKTLKEKSILDFFTPVIFGSGKLFSYQKNVFKVNQNYHLIQQLSQLKHGEINILNLWKDNVNIEFGKPTEESTSMAIQSLETATEALMKGEIDVLVTAPINKDEMLKQGFNYTGHTEYLEAKFKQKALMFMVTEDLKVAVSTHHIPVAEVASKITKERIIKQVRTLDQTLREDFCIQKPKIAILGLNPHAGDGGSIGQEEIEIITPAINKLFDEGILAFGPFPADSFFQPEKYKAYDAVLAMYHDQGLTPFKTISYEEGVNYSAGLPFIRTSPDHGTAYDIAGKNIADSQSFEEAIFSGIKIFQNRREYQELLQNKLQPKKTFDANGVDEDLPEENE